Proteins encoded by one window of Streptomyces sp. NBC_01477:
- a CDS encoding TIGR03089 family protein yields the protein MTSPTRETPAGLLASALRTDPARPLITFYDDATGERVELSVATFGNWVAKTANLLQDELGAQPGDRMALLLPAHWQTAVWVLAGFSTGVVVAPGADPGTADLVVSGPDTLERARACGGERVALALRPLGGRFPQPPAGFLDYAVEVPGQGDRFVPYAPVGAGSPALELVGEGTVTAGEVVERAVASAEAYRLAPGARVLSRLPFDSWPGLAAGLLAPLAIGGSVVLCRNASGLGAEEVAAREAAERVTLTV from the coding sequence GTGACGTCACCCACCCGGGAAACCCCCGCCGGCCTGCTCGCCTCCGCCCTGCGCACCGATCCGGCACGGCCGCTGATCACCTTCTACGACGACGCCACGGGTGAGCGGGTCGAACTGTCGGTCGCCACCTTCGGGAACTGGGTCGCGAAGACCGCGAATCTCCTGCAGGACGAGTTGGGGGCGCAGCCCGGCGACCGGATGGCGCTGCTGCTGCCCGCGCACTGGCAGACGGCGGTGTGGGTACTGGCCGGGTTCTCCACCGGCGTGGTGGTCGCGCCGGGCGCGGACCCCGGCACCGCCGACCTCGTCGTCAGCGGACCCGACACCCTGGAGCGGGCGCGGGCCTGCGGCGGGGAGCGGGTGGCGCTGGCGCTGCGACCGCTCGGCGGGCGCTTCCCGCAGCCGCCCGCGGGCTTCCTCGACTACGCCGTCGAGGTGCCCGGGCAGGGCGACCGCTTCGTGCCGTACGCGCCGGTGGGCGCGGGCTCGCCGGCGCTCGAACTCGTCGGCGAGGGCACGGTGACCGCCGGGGAGGTCGTGGAACGGGCCGTCGCCTCGGCCGAGGCGTACCGGCTGGCGCCGGGGGCGCGGGTGCTGTCCCGGCTGCCCTTCGACAGCTGGCCCGGCCTGGCGGCGGGGCTCCTCGCGCCGCTCGCGATCGGCGGTTCCGTCGTCCTGTGCAGGAACGCCTCCGGCTTGGGGGCGGAGGAGGTTGCCGCTCGGGAGGCGGCGGAGCGGGTCACTCTCACGGTGTAG
- a CDS encoding DNA-3-methyladenine glycosylase family protein: protein MPLRRGPGDPAFRVDADGTFWRASRTPAGPGTLRLRGSAAAMEAEAWGPGAEWLLDTLPALLGDGDDPAAFTPRHRIVHAAHRRHPGLRLTRTGLVLEALIPSVLEQKVTTAEAYRAWRLLLLQHGEPAPGPADRMRVMPDARGWARVPSWDWHCAGVDDKRASTVLRAARLGPRLDALTSLPPQEAGTRLQSVPGIGPWTAAETLQRSHGAPDAVTVGDLHLPHHIGYALTGARRSDDATMLDLLAPYAGQRHRAARLILLAAPSPPRHGPRLAPNPPTRHS, encoded by the coding sequence ATGCCGCTGCGCCGCGGTCCGGGCGACCCGGCGTTCCGGGTCGACGCCGACGGCACCTTCTGGCGGGCCAGCCGTACTCCCGCGGGCCCCGGCACACTGCGGCTGCGGGGCAGCGCGGCCGCAATGGAGGCCGAGGCGTGGGGCCCGGGCGCGGAGTGGCTGCTCGACACGCTGCCCGCGCTGCTCGGCGACGGCGACGACCCGGCGGCGTTCACCCCCCGGCACCGCATCGTGCACGCGGCGCACCGGCGTCATCCGGGCCTGCGGCTGACCAGGACCGGGCTCGTACTGGAGGCGCTGATCCCGTCGGTGCTCGAACAAAAGGTGACCACGGCGGAGGCCTACCGTGCCTGGCGGCTGCTGCTGCTCCAGCACGGTGAGCCGGCGCCGGGCCCGGCCGACCGTATGCGGGTGATGCCCGACGCGCGCGGCTGGGCGCGGGTGCCGTCGTGGGACTGGCACTGCGCCGGGGTGGACGACAAGCGCGCGTCCACGGTCCTGCGGGCGGCGCGCCTGGGGCCCAGGCTGGACGCGCTGACGTCGCTGCCGCCGCAGGAGGCGGGCACCCGGCTGCAGAGCGTGCCCGGCATCGGCCCGTGGACGGCCGCGGAGACGCTGCAGCGCAGCCACGGCGCCCCGGACGCGGTCACGGTCGGCGACCTGCACCTGCCGCACCACATCGGCTACGCGCTGACCGGCGCGCGGCGGTCGGACGACGCCACGATGCTCGACCTGCTGGCCCCCTACGCGGGCCAGCGCCACCGGGCCGCCCGGCTGATCCTGCTGGCCGCGCCGAGCCCGCCCCGGCACGGCCCCCGCCTGGCTCCGAACCCGCCGACCCGCCACTCCTGA